One Pseudomonas sp. AN-1 genomic region harbors:
- a CDS encoding YkgJ family cysteine cluster protein gives MSENNPCLTCGACCAYFRVSFYWGECRSAGGLVPDELVEQISPHHAAMRGTTSKPARCVSLMGEVGCGVRCTMYEQRSSACREFEASWEHGEHNPRCDAARAAHGLPPLTPPLQPDLSPDRAA, from the coding sequence ATGTCCGAAAACAATCCCTGCCTGACGTGCGGCGCCTGCTGCGCGTATTTTCGTGTGTCCTTCTATTGGGGCGAGTGCCGGTCGGCCGGTGGCCTGGTTCCGGACGAGCTGGTCGAGCAGATCAGTCCCCACCACGCCGCCATGCGTGGCACCACCAGCAAGCCGGCGCGCTGCGTCAGCCTGATGGGCGAGGTCGGCTGCGGCGTGCGCTGCACCATGTACGAGCAGCGCTCCTCGGCGTGCCGCGAGTTCGAGGCGTCCTGGGAACACGGCGAGCACAACCCGCGCTGCGACGCCGCCCGCGCCGCCCACGGCCTGCCGCCGCTGACTCCGCCGCTGCAGCCTGACCTGTCGCCCGACCGCGCGGCCTGA
- a CDS encoding adenylate/guanylate cyclase domain-containing protein, giving the protein MKFTILGRSVNKLPDPHLREYQSRTLAYLAAAASIAAGTYSQFFGYDILWLVPYTLLYPHLAHHLSRRFRHSHPEQTDQTLLLIDAAHAGIGMSLLGYALVPSLMFALTLTFTALIVGGLRSLVIAVLAALIGAVLSGVAIGPELKLDTPPLVAGVSILFTLLYVCIAAFLVHEQGQRLAQAREEIKKEQEKAAGLARNLAKYLSPQVWESIFSGKKSVRLETQRKKLTVFFSDIKGFTELSEELEAEALTDLLNTYLNEMSKIALKYGGTIDKFIGDAVMVFFGDPTTQGAKKDAVAAVSMAIAMRKHMKVLRQQWRSQGITKPLEIRMGINTGYCTVGNFGADTRMDYTIIGREVNLASRLESASESGEILISHETYSMIKDVIMCRDKGQISVKGFSRPVQIYQVVDFRRDLGASSSYLEHELPGFSMYLDTNSIQNYDKERVILALQQAAEKLRDKVIF; this is encoded by the coding sequence ATGAAGTTCACCATTCTCGGGCGTTCGGTCAACAAGTTGCCGGACCCCCACCTGCGCGAATACCAGTCACGCACCCTGGCTTACCTGGCCGCCGCCGCCAGCATCGCCGCCGGCACCTACAGCCAGTTCTTCGGCTACGACATCCTCTGGCTGGTGCCCTACACCCTGCTCTACCCGCACCTGGCCCACCACCTCAGCCGGCGCTTCAGGCACAGCCATCCCGAGCAGACCGACCAGACCCTGCTGCTGATCGACGCCGCCCATGCCGGCATCGGCATGAGCCTGCTCGGCTACGCACTGGTGCCGAGCCTGATGTTCGCCCTGACCCTGACCTTCACCGCGCTGATCGTCGGCGGCCTGCGCTCGCTGGTCATCGCCGTGCTCGCCGCGCTGATCGGCGCGGTGCTCTCGGGCGTGGCCATCGGCCCGGAACTCAAGCTGGACACCCCGCCGCTGGTGGCCGGGGTCAGCATCCTGTTCACCCTCCTCTATGTCTGCATCGCCGCCTTCCTCGTCCACGAGCAGGGCCAGCGCCTGGCCCAGGCGCGCGAGGAGATCAAGAAGGAACAGGAGAAGGCCGCGGGGCTGGCGCGCAACCTGGCCAAGTACCTGTCGCCGCAGGTGTGGGAATCGATCTTCAGCGGCAAGAAGAGCGTGCGCCTGGAGACCCAGCGCAAGAAGCTCACCGTGTTCTTCTCCGACATCAAGGGCTTCACCGAGCTGTCCGAGGAACTCGAGGCCGAGGCACTGACCGACCTGCTCAACACCTACCTCAACGAGATGTCGAAGATCGCCCTCAAGTACGGCGGCACCATCGACAAGTTCATCGGCGACGCGGTGATGGTGTTCTTCGGCGACCCCACCACCCAGGGCGCCAAGAAGGACGCCGTGGCCGCGGTGTCCATGGCCATCGCCATGCGCAAGCACATGAAGGTGCTGCGCCAGCAGTGGCGCAGCCAGGGCATCACCAAGCCGCTGGAGATCCGCATGGGCATCAACACCGGCTACTGCACCGTGGGCAACTTCGGCGCCGACACGCGCATGGACTACACCATCATCGGCCGCGAGGTGAACCTCGCCAGCCGCCTGGAAAGCGCCTCCGAGTCCGGCGAGATCCTCATCTCCCACGAGACCTACTCGATGATCAAGGACGTGATCATGTGCCGCGACAAGGGCCAGATCAGCGTCAAGGGCTTCTCCCGCCCGGTGCAGATCTACCAGGTGGTCGACTTCCGCCGCGACCTCGGCGCCAGCTCCAGCTACCTGGAGCACGAGCTGCCCGGCTTCTCCATGTACCTGGACACCAACAGCATCCAGAACTACGACAAGGAGCGGGTCATCCTCGCCCTGCAGCAGGCCGCCGAGAAGCTGCGCGACAAGGTCATCTTCTGA
- a CDS encoding PHP domain-containing protein, with translation MYADLHCHSTASDGMLAPAALVERAHAQGVGVLALTDHDTLDGLAEARAAAGRLGIELVSGIELSCTWAGATIHVLGYGFEAEVAPLASAIDALHGGRWARAEEIARRLAAKGMPGCLEGARAVQQERGESGNAPSRPHFAEFMVRAGYVRDHAQAFQRWLGAGKLGDVKQHWPTLESTLATLREAGAWISLAHPCHYDFTRTKRRKLVMAFVEGGGHALEVSNGPQVDSQVGMLANTAREFGLLASAGSDFHGPRQWSEVGSYRALPDDLPLLWPRLTRMEHPKSKEQS, from the coding sequence ATGTACGCCGACCTGCACTGCCACAGTACCGCCTCCGACGGCATGCTCGCGCCTGCCGCCCTGGTCGAGCGGGCCCACGCGCAGGGCGTCGGGGTGCTGGCGCTGACCGACCACGACACCCTCGACGGCCTGGCCGAGGCGCGCGCCGCGGCCGGGCGGCTGGGCATCGAGCTGGTCAGCGGCATCGAGCTGTCTTGCACCTGGGCAGGGGCGACCATCCATGTGCTCGGCTACGGCTTCGAGGCGGAGGTGGCGCCGCTGGCGAGCGCCATCGATGCCCTGCACGGGGGGCGCTGGGCGCGCGCCGAGGAGATCGCCCGGCGCCTGGCGGCCAAGGGCATGCCGGGCTGCCTGGAGGGCGCGCGGGCGGTGCAGCAGGAACGCGGGGAGAGCGGCAACGCGCCGTCGCGGCCGCACTTCGCCGAATTCATGGTCCGCGCCGGCTACGTCAGGGATCACGCCCAGGCCTTCCAGCGCTGGCTGGGCGCCGGCAAGCTGGGCGACGTCAAGCAGCACTGGCCGACCCTGGAGAGCACCCTGGCGACCCTGCGCGAGGCCGGCGCCTGGATCAGTCTGGCGCATCCCTGCCACTACGACTTTACTCGAACCAAGAGGCGCAAGCTGGTGATGGCCTTCGTCGAGGGAGGCGGCCACGCGCTGGAGGTGTCCAACGGCCCGCAGGTGGACAGCCAGGTCGGCATGCTGGCCAACACCGCCCGCGAGTTCGGCCTGCTGGCCAGCGCCGGCAGCGATTTCCACGGGCCGCGCCAGTGGTCCGAGGTGGGCAGCTACCGGGCGCTGCCCGACGACCTGCCGCTGCTCTGGCCGCGCCTGACCAGGATGGAACACCCGAAGTCCAAGGAACAGTCATGA
- a CDS encoding Spy/CpxP family protein refolding chaperone has translation MRKTLTALLLAAALPTLAVAGPGMGDDHGAYHKRGDGHHGHMLRGLDLTPEQRQKVGEAMRENMQTQREINQRYLDKLPAADKAAMAKEQEASRAKQQKTIRDTLTPEQQKKFDELQVEMEKRRAERAEFEAWKAERDKKAE, from the coding sequence ATGCGCAAGACCCTGACCGCCCTGCTCCTCGCCGCCGCCCTGCCCACCCTGGCCGTCGCCGGCCCCGGCATGGGCGATGACCACGGCGCCTACCACAAGCGCGGCGACGGCCACCACGGCCACATGCTGCGCGGCCTCGACCTCACTCCCGAACAGCGCCAGAAGGTCGGCGAGGCCATGCGCGAGAACATGCAGACCCAGCGCGAGATCAACCAGCGCTACCTGGACAAGCTGCCGGCCGCCGACAAGGCCGCCATGGCCAAGGAGCAGGAAGCCAGCCGCGCCAAGCAGCAGAAGACCATCCGCGACACCCTGACGCCCGAGCAGCAGAAGAAGTTCGACGAACTGCAGGTCGAGATGGAGAAGCGCCGCGCCGAACGCGCCGAGTTCGAAGCCTGGAAGGCCGAGCGCGACAAGAAGGCCGAGTAA
- a CDS encoding L-threonylcarbamoyladenylate synthase: MSQFFQIHAENPQARLIKQAVEIVRQGGVIVYPTDSAYALGCRIGDKAALDRIRHLRRLDDKHNFTLVCRDLSQLGEYAKVDTSAFRLLKAHTPGPYTFILDATREVPRMLLHPKRRTIGLRVPGNPIAHDLLAELGEPLMSVSLILPGDEHPMSDPYEIRDRLEKLVDLIIDGGYGSLEASTVISLLGGEPEVLREGCGDPEPFLVPA, encoded by the coding sequence ATGAGCCAATTCTTCCAGATACACGCGGAAAACCCGCAAGCGCGGCTGATCAAGCAGGCCGTGGAAATCGTTCGCCAGGGCGGCGTGATCGTCTACCCGACCGACTCGGCCTATGCCCTGGGCTGCCGGATTGGCGACAAGGCGGCGCTGGATCGCATCCGCCACCTGCGTCGCCTGGACGACAAGCACAACTTCACCCTGGTGTGCCGCGACCTGTCGCAGCTCGGCGAGTACGCCAAGGTCGACACCAGCGCCTTCCGCCTGCTCAAGGCGCACACCCCGGGCCCCTACACCTTCATCCTCGACGCCACCCGCGAGGTGCCGCGCATGCTGCTGCATCCCAAGCGGCGCACCATCGGCCTGCGCGTGCCGGGCAACCCGATCGCCCACGACCTGCTGGCCGAGCTGGGCGAGCCGCTGATGAGCGTGAGCCTGATCCTGCCCGGCGACGAGCACCCGATGAGCGATCCCTACGAGATCCGCGACCGCCTGGAGAAGCTGGTCGACCTGATCATCGACGGCGGCTACGGCAGCCTGGAGGCGTCCACGGTGATCAGCCTGCTGGGCGGCGAGCCCGAGGTGCTGCGCGAGGGCTGCGGCGATCCCGAGCCGTTCCTGGTGCCGGCCTGA
- a CDS encoding sensor histidine kinase, with amino-acid sequence MRTLFWRIFASFWLAIALVAGLSLLLGHALNQDAWILARHPGVRDLASRWIERYEQRGPQAAQELLERHKHRRHVDVQVLDEAGQPLVRGTFPPRAAAFEARREGHRLPWRRLTEDQTSAASGQTYLFIYRIPHAELAGWQRDSLLWPVSALAIAVVVLTLFSALLTLSITRPLNRLRGAVHDLGQTTYQQHSLARLARRRDELGTLARDFNRMGARLQDLIGSQRQLLRDVSHELRSPLARLRIALALAERASDAERTRLWPRLVQECDRLEALISEILVLARVDAESSQPQTVDLAALLGKLREDAGLLAPQQEIRLEMEPGLQLTGWPELLERALDNLLRNALRFNPPDQPLEIGARRDGERLILEVRDHGPGVAGEHLAQLGEPFFRAPGQTSAGHGLGLAIARRAAQRHGGQLVLANHPGGGFVARLELPLGGDGKV; translated from the coding sequence ATGCGCACCCTGTTCTGGCGCATCTTCGCCTCGTTCTGGCTGGCCATCGCCCTGGTGGCCGGCCTGTCGCTGCTGCTCGGCCACGCGCTGAACCAGGACGCCTGGATTTTGGCCCGCCACCCCGGCGTGCGCGACCTGGCCAGCCGCTGGATCGAGCGCTACGAACAGAGGGGCCCGCAGGCGGCGCAGGAGCTCCTCGAGCGCCACAAACACCGCCGGCATGTCGACGTGCAGGTGCTCGACGAAGCCGGCCAGCCGCTGGTGCGCGGCACCTTCCCGCCCCGCGCGGCGGCCTTCGAGGCGCGCCGCGAAGGCCACCGCCTGCCCTGGCGGCGGCTGACCGAGGACCAGACCAGCGCCGCCAGCGGGCAGACCTACCTGTTCATCTACCGCATCCCGCACGCCGAGCTGGCCGGCTGGCAGCGCGACAGCCTGCTGTGGCCGGTCAGCGCGCTGGCCATCGCCGTGGTGGTGCTGACCCTGTTCAGCGCGCTGCTCACCCTGTCGATCACCCGCCCGCTCAACCGCCTGCGCGGCGCGGTGCACGACCTCGGCCAGACCACCTACCAGCAGCACAGCCTGGCGCGCCTGGCCCGGCGGCGCGACGAGCTGGGCACCCTGGCGCGCGACTTCAACCGCATGGGCGCGCGCCTGCAGGACCTGATCGGCAGCCAGCGCCAGCTGCTGCGCGACGTCTCCCACGAGCTGCGCTCGCCACTGGCGCGCCTGCGCATCGCCCTGGCGCTGGCCGAGCGCGCCAGCGACGCCGAGCGCACGCGCCTGTGGCCGCGGCTGGTGCAGGAATGCGACCGCCTGGAGGCGCTGATCAGCGAGATCCTGGTGCTGGCGCGGGTCGACGCCGAGAGCAGCCAGCCGCAGACGGTGGACCTCGCCGCCCTGCTCGGCAAGCTGCGCGAGGATGCGGGCCTGCTGGCGCCGCAGCAGGAGATCCGCCTGGAGATGGAGCCGGGACTGCAGCTGACCGGCTGGCCGGAGCTGCTCGAGCGCGCGCTGGACAACCTGCTGCGCAACGCCCTGCGCTTCAACCCGCCCGACCAGCCGCTGGAAATCGGCGCGCGCCGCGACGGCGAACGCCTGATACTGGAAGTCCGCGACCATGGCCCGGGGGTGGCCGGGGAACACCTCGCGCAACTGGGCGAGCCGTTCTTCCGCGCCCCCGGCCAGACCAGCGCCGGCCACGGCCTGGGCCTGGCCATCGCCCGCCGCGCGGCACAGCGCCATGGCGGCCAGCTGGTGCTGGCCAACCACCCCGGCGGAGGCTTCGTCGCCCGCCTCGAACTACCCCTGGGCGGCGACGGAAAGGTCTGA
- the scpB gene encoding SMC-Scp complex subunit ScpB yields MNLADPRQLATVLEAILLAAGKPLALERLAELFDAHERPSPKLLREALAVLGGSCLGRGFELSEVASGYRLQVRERFAPWVSRLWDERPQRYSRALLETLALIAYRQPITRGEIEEVRGVAVNSNIIRTLQERDWIRVVGYREVPGRPAMFATTRAFLDHFNLRSLDELPPLAVLRELEPQPPVDDLDPEVPADLQARADLALADADEDDAPEARGETSFRSLLAELDAMEQGLKSDFDDLLPAEEAGEPGEAAPAGD; encoded by the coding sequence ATGAACCTTGCCGATCCGCGCCAGCTGGCGACGGTGCTCGAAGCCATCCTGCTGGCGGCCGGCAAGCCGCTGGCGCTGGAGCGCCTGGCCGAGCTGTTCGACGCGCACGAGCGGCCCTCGCCGAAGCTGCTGCGCGAGGCGCTGGCGGTGCTCGGCGGCTCCTGCCTGGGGCGCGGCTTCGAGCTCAGCGAGGTGGCCTCGGGCTACCGCCTGCAGGTGCGCGAGCGCTTCGCGCCCTGGGTGAGCCGGCTGTGGGATGAGCGTCCGCAGCGCTACTCGCGGGCGCTGCTGGAGACCCTGGCGCTGATCGCCTACCGCCAGCCGATCACCCGCGGCGAGATCGAGGAGGTGCGCGGCGTGGCGGTCAACAGCAACATCATCCGGACCCTGCAGGAGCGCGACTGGATCCGCGTGGTCGGCTACCGCGAGGTGCCCGGCCGGCCGGCGATGTTCGCCACCACCCGCGCCTTCCTCGACCACTTCAACCTGAGAAGCCTCGACGAGCTGCCGCCCCTGGCGGTGCTGCGCGAGCTGGAGCCGCAGCCGCCGGTCGATGACCTCGATCCCGAGGTGCCGGCCGACCTGCAGGCGCGCGCCGACCTGGCCCTGGCCGATGCCGACGAGGACGATGCGCCGGAGGCGCGCGGCGAAACCAGCTTCCGCAGCCTGCTGGCCGAGCTGGACGCCATGGAGCAGGGGCTGAAGAGCGACTTCGACGATCTGCTGCCGGCGGAAGAGGCCGGCGAGCCGGGCGAGGCCGCGCCAGCCGGCGACTGA
- a CDS encoding TrkH family potassium uptake protein: MTLSTLRMIAFLLGIFLITLAASMVIPILTQLTMKGAEERLSDFVWPALITFGCGLAMVLPGQPKHLQLRPRDMYMLTTSSWVVVCGFAALPMVFIQHISYTDAFFETMSGITTTGSTILSGLDNASPALLIWRSMLHWLGGIGFIGMAVAVLPLLRVGGMRLFQTESSDWSEKVMPRSHMVAKYILAIYVAFTALGFFAFWWAGMTPFEAINHSMASISTGGFSTSDSSLAHWTQPAVHWVAVVFMLLGSLPFTLYVAFLRGNRKAIVRDHQVRGFLGFLLVTCLGFATWLWFNSEHAWLDALRIVTVNVVSVVTTTGFALGDYTLWGGFAVLMFFYLTFIGGCSGSTAGGLKIFRFQVAYVMLKANLQQMIHPRAVIKQQYNNHPIDEDIVRSLITLSFFFTITIGVIALGLALLGLDWVTALTGAATAVCNVGPGLGPIIGPAGNFASLPDSAKWLLSVGMLLGRLEIVTILVVLTPAFWRH; this comes from the coding sequence ATGACCCTGTCGACCCTACGCATGATCGCCTTCCTTCTGGGCATCTTCCTCATCACGCTGGCCGCCAGCATGGTCATCCCCATCCTCACCCAGCTGACCATGAAGGGCGCCGAGGAGCGGCTCTCCGACTTCGTCTGGCCCGCCCTGATCACCTTCGGCTGCGGCCTGGCCATGGTCCTCCCCGGCCAGCCCAAGCACCTGCAGCTGCGCCCGCGCGACATGTACATGCTGACCACCTCGAGCTGGGTGGTGGTGTGCGGGTTCGCCGCCCTGCCGATGGTGTTCATCCAGCACATCAGCTACACCGACGCCTTCTTCGAGACCATGTCGGGGATCACCACCACCGGCTCGACCATCCTCAGCGGCCTCGACAACGCCTCGCCCGCCCTGCTGATCTGGCGCTCGATGCTGCACTGGCTGGGCGGCATCGGCTTCATCGGCATGGCGGTGGCGGTGCTGCCGCTGCTGCGCGTCGGCGGCATGCGCCTGTTCCAGACCGAGTCCTCCGACTGGTCGGAGAAGGTCATGCCGCGCTCGCACATGGTGGCCAAATACATCCTCGCCATCTACGTCGCCTTCACCGCCCTCGGCTTCTTCGCCTTCTGGTGGGCCGGCATGACGCCGTTCGAGGCGATCAACCACTCCATGGCCTCGATCTCCACAGGCGGCTTCTCCACCTCCGACTCCTCGCTGGCGCACTGGACGCAGCCGGCAGTGCACTGGGTCGCCGTGGTGTTCATGCTGCTCGGCAGCCTGCCGTTCACCCTCTACGTGGCCTTCCTGCGCGGCAACCGCAAGGCGATCGTCCGCGACCATCAGGTGCGCGGCTTCCTCGGCTTCCTGCTGGTCACCTGCCTGGGCTTCGCCACCTGGCTGTGGTTCAACTCCGAGCACGCCTGGCTGGATGCCCTGCGCATCGTCACCGTCAACGTGGTCTCGGTGGTCACCACCACCGGCTTCGCCCTCGGCGACTACACCCTGTGGGGCGGCTTCGCCGTGCTGATGTTCTTCTACCTGACCTTCATCGGCGGCTGCTCCGGCTCCACCGCCGGCGGCCTGAAGATCTTCCGCTTCCAGGTCGCCTACGTGATGCTCAAGGCCAACCTGCAGCAGATGATCCACCCGCGCGCGGTGATCAAGCAGCAGTACAACAACCACCCGATCGACGAGGACATCGTCCGCTCGCTGATCACCCTGTCGTTCTTCTTCACCATCACCATCGGCGTGATCGCCCTCGGCCTCGCCCTGCTCGGCCTCGACTGGGTCACTGCGCTGACCGGCGCCGCCACCGCGGTGTGCAACGTCGGCCCGGGCCTGGGCCCGATCATCGGCCCGGCCGGCAACTTCGCCAGCCTGCCGGACAGCGCCAAGTGGCTGCTGTCGGTCGGCATGCTGCTCGGCCGCCTGGAGATCGTCACCATCCTGGTGGTGCTGACCCCGGCGTTCTGGCGCCACTGA
- a CDS encoding response regulator transcription factor, which translates to MSQLLLIDDDHELTDLLAAWLGQEGFQVRACHDGGSARQALAEQAPDAVVLDVMLPDGSGLELLRQLRGEHPELPVLMLSARGEPLDRILGLELGADDYLAKPCDPRELTARLRAVLRRVQPGGGSPSANTRLELGDLSYSPSRGVAMLGEQEIALTVSESHILEALLKQPGEPLDKQVLAQLALGRRLTLYDRSLDMHVSNLRKKLGPHADGRPRILASRGRGYYYAP; encoded by the coding sequence ATGAGCCAGCTGCTGCTGATCGACGACGACCACGAGCTGACCGACCTGCTGGCCGCCTGGCTGGGCCAGGAGGGCTTCCAGGTGCGCGCCTGCCACGACGGCGGCAGCGCCCGCCAGGCGCTGGCCGAACAGGCGCCGGATGCCGTGGTGCTGGACGTCATGCTGCCCGACGGCAGCGGCCTGGAGCTGCTCAGGCAACTGCGCGGCGAGCACCCCGAGCTGCCGGTGCTGATGCTCTCGGCGCGCGGCGAGCCGCTCGACCGCATCCTCGGCCTGGAACTGGGCGCCGACGACTACCTGGCCAAGCCGTGCGACCCGCGCGAGCTGACCGCCCGGCTGCGCGCCGTGCTGCGCCGCGTGCAGCCGGGCGGCGGCAGCCCGAGCGCGAACACCCGCCTGGAACTGGGCGACCTCAGCTACAGCCCGAGCCGCGGCGTGGCCATGCTCGGCGAACAGGAAATCGCCCTCACCGTGTCGGAAAGCCACATCCTCGAGGCGCTGCTCAAGCAGCCTGGCGAGCCGCTGGACAAGCAGGTCCTGGCCCAGCTCGCCCTCGGCCGCCGGCTGACCCTCTACGACCGCAGCCTGGACATGCACGTCAGCAACCTGCGCAAGAAGCTCGGCCCGCACGCCGACGGCCGCCCGCGCATCCTCGCCAGCCGCGGTCGCGGCTACTACTACGCGCCCTGA
- a CDS encoding segregation and condensation protein A: MEVFLDAFEGPLDLLLYLIRKQNIDILDIPVAEITRQYMGYVELMKAVRLELAAEYLVMAAMLAEIKSRMLLPRSSEAAEEEEDPRAELIRRLQEYERFKQAAEELDDLPRVGRDLQVPLLPAPQARARTLLPEVSLDEVLLAMAEVLRRAELFESHQVTRELLSTRERMSEVLERLQGGAFVPFATLFAAEEGKLGVVVTFMAVLELIKERLVELVQNEPFAPIHVRLRGAVAEESLLLEEVAE; the protein is encoded by the coding sequence TTGGAGGTGTTCCTCGACGCCTTCGAGGGGCCGCTCGACCTGCTGCTCTACCTGATCCGCAAGCAGAACATCGACATCCTCGACATTCCGGTGGCGGAGATCACCCGCCAGTACATGGGCTACGTCGAGCTGATGAAGGCGGTGCGCCTGGAGCTGGCCGCCGAGTACCTGGTGATGGCGGCGATGCTCGCTGAGATCAAGTCGCGCATGCTGCTGCCGCGCTCCAGCGAGGCCGCGGAAGAGGAAGAGGACCCGCGCGCCGAACTGATCCGTCGCCTGCAGGAGTACGAGCGCTTCAAGCAGGCCGCCGAGGAGCTGGACGACCTGCCGCGGGTCGGCCGCGACCTGCAGGTGCCGCTGCTGCCGGCGCCGCAGGCGCGGGCGCGCACCCTGCTGCCGGAAGTGAGTCTGGACGAGGTGCTGCTGGCGATGGCCGAGGTGCTGCGTCGCGCCGAACTGTTCGAGAGCCACCAGGTCACCCGCGAACTGCTGTCGACCCGCGAGCGCATGAGCGAGGTACTCGAACGCCTGCAGGGCGGCGCCTTCGTGCCCTTCGCCACGCTGTTCGCCGCCGAGGAGGGCAAGCTCGGCGTGGTGGTGACCTTCATGGCCGTCCTCGAGCTGATCAAGGAGAGGCTGGTCGAGCTGGTGCAGAACGAGCCGTTCGCGCCCATCCACGTGCGCCTGCGCGGCGCCGTGGCGGAAGAAAGTCTGTTGCTGGAGGAGGTTGCCGAATGA
- a CDS encoding nitroreductase family protein, with amino-acid sequence MDALDALFNRVSVARLGEPAPTPEQRELLLRAALRAPDHGQLRPWRFLTIEGEAREALGELFARAELARDAQVPTAVLDKVRAMPLRAPLLMVVIACVREHPKVPASEQLLAAGCAAHGILLAAHALGLGAIWRTGELSHDATVHAGLGLAGNEQLLGFLYLGTPQGELRKPQPLEPAEFVAAWNSDLSVAAQG; translated from the coding sequence ATGGATGCGCTCGATGCGCTGTTCAACCGTGTCTCGGTGGCCCGCCTGGGCGAGCCGGCGCCCACGCCCGAGCAGCGCGAGCTGCTGCTGCGCGCCGCCCTGCGCGCGCCGGATCACGGCCAGCTGCGGCCGTGGCGCTTCCTGACCATCGAGGGCGAGGCCCGCGAGGCGCTCGGCGAGCTGTTCGCCCGCGCCGAACTGGCGCGCGATGCCCAGGTGCCGACGGCGGTGCTCGACAAGGTGCGCGCCATGCCGCTGCGCGCCCCGCTGCTGATGGTGGTGATCGCCTGCGTCAGGGAGCATCCCAAGGTGCCGGCGTCCGAGCAGTTGCTGGCCGCCGGCTGCGCGGCGCACGGTATCCTGCTCGCCGCCCACGCCCTGGGGCTGGGCGCGATCTGGCGCACCGGCGAGCTGTCCCACGACGCCACCGTGCATGCCGGCCTCGGCCTGGCCGGCAACGAGCAGCTGCTCGGCTTCCTCTATCTGGGCACGCCGCAGGGCGAGCTGCGCAAGCCGCAGCCGCTGGAGCCGGCGGAGTTCGTCGCCGCCTGGAACTCAGACCTTTCCGTCGCCGCCCAGGGGTAG
- a CDS encoding YciI family protein: MLYAIIASDVANSLEARLAARPAHLERLNALKDAGRLVLAGPHPAIDSNDPGPAGFTGSLIVAEFDSLEAARAWAEADPFCAAGVYAEVVVKPFRQTLP; this comes from the coding sequence ATGCTCTACGCCATCATCGCCAGCGACGTCGCCAACTCCCTCGAGGCCCGCCTGGCCGCCCGCCCGGCCCACCTCGAGCGCCTCAACGCCCTGAAGGACGCCGGCCGCCTGGTGCTCGCCGGCCCGCACCCGGCCATCGACAGCAACGACCCGGGCCCGGCCGGCTTCACCGGCAGCCTGATCGTCGCCGAGTTCGACTCGCTGGAAGCCGCCCGTGCCTGGGCCGAGGCCGACCCCTTCTGCGCCGCCGGCGTGTACGCCGAGGTAGTGGTCAAGCCGTTCCGCCAGACCCTGCCCTGA
- a CDS encoding 4'-phosphopantetheinyl transferase family protein, translated as MPAPLPLPACCSAPVTDWVLPQALPGLHLHSCRFDPAQLAADDFARCALAAPAGIASAARKRQSEFLAGRLCAASALQALSGQPSYPARGADNAPCWPVGVTGSITHSHGWAAALVGARSAWRGLGLDAERLLGSDRAERLAGEILTADELAHFRRLPEAERGLHLTLCFSLKESLFKALYPLVGRRFWFHAAALVEQDGDGRVRLQLREDLDGEWRQGRCLDGQFAVREERLLSLVAVAAD; from the coding sequence ATGCCTGCCCCACTCCCCCTGCCCGCCTGCTGCAGCGCCCCGGTCACCGACTGGGTGCTGCCGCAGGCGCTGCCCGGCCTGCACCTGCACAGCTGCCGCTTCGACCCGGCGCAGCTCGCCGCGGACGACTTCGCCCGCTGCGCCCTCGCCGCGCCGGCCGGCATCGCCAGCGCCGCGCGCAAGCGCCAGAGCGAGTTCCTCGCCGGCCGCCTGTGCGCCGCCAGCGCCCTGCAGGCCCTCAGCGGCCAGCCCAGCTACCCCGCCCGCGGCGCCGACAACGCGCCCTGCTGGCCGGTCGGCGTCACCGGCAGCATCACCCACAGCCACGGCTGGGCCGCCGCCCTGGTCGGCGCCCGGAGCGCCTGGCGCGGCCTCGGCCTGGACGCCGAGCGCCTGCTGGGCAGCGACCGCGCCGAGCGCCTGGCCGGCGAGATCCTCACCGCCGACGAACTGGCGCACTTCCGCCGCCTGCCCGAGGCCGAGCGCGGCCTGCACCTGACCCTGTGCTTCTCGCTCAAGGAAAGCCTGTTCAAGGCCCTCTACCCGCTGGTCGGCCGGCGCTTCTGGTTCCACGCCGCCGCGCTGGTCGAGCAGGACGGCGACGGCCGGGTGCGCCTGCAGCTGCGCGAGGACCTGGACGGCGAATGGCGCCAGGGACGCTGCCTGGATGGCCAGTTCGCCGTCCGCGAAGAGCGCCTGCTGAGCCTGGTGGCGGTCGCCGCCGACTGA